In Pseudomonadota bacterium, one DNA window encodes the following:
- a CDS encoding chemotaxis protein CheA: MEHDELGEILQEFFTEADESLDELEQDLIKLETISESGDFDADLVDRIFRVLHTLKGGAGFLSLDKMSKLAHAGENLLDEVRGENVDVTKDVMDALLTTNDMLKDMLDMSKDGEDSNTFEIDEMVQELETLTNGGGAPAPKKTEPAVEEAPVEEPEEQEIEVETSVEDADVTVDSDLLAEVMADERLAGTDDTEEEEFTPEEEEASDDVAVDADLLAEVMADERLADKEEAPEESVKVEEKPKKKTAKKPAKADVKEENASEADMEKALQEEPVDDDEADVKIDLDLLAEVLADKRLAGDKDTGDEPTDPSASGVDLQLLAEVMADERLGDVIKHQVKKAEAKKPDNRAGERRVGRGDRRKTDRRGGKASAADVMIRVETGRLDAIMNDVGELVLARNSLVRSLERPHIAEKLEEEEYLGIMAQTEQLTRGIRSLQSAVLGTRMQPIKKVFDKIPRQVRELKSKLNKDVDLLIEGEDTEVDKTLVDELADPMIHLIRNSLDHGLETPEERTAMGKAPSGTLSVRAFYEGNNVVIQIQDDGKGIDPVVIRKKAIEKELHDAETIEAMSDQDAINLIFAPGFSTAEQVSDVSGRGVGMDVVNSKIQSVKGSISLTSEFGVGTCVTIYLPLTLAIVQTLVVRAKEEGFAVPIGDIAEVIKFNKGDVHQVNKRDVIELRGEVLPLFYLEALTHGISMPGRQKLDLDDAYVDDPDMSPLRKRLRQRSQKTTPFILVVREGGNALGLVVDGLLGQEEAVVKPISKVFGHHEAISGATITGEGYVHMILDVPYLMKQL, from the coding sequence GTGGAACACGATGAATTAGGCGAAATCTTGCAGGAGTTTTTCACTGAGGCCGATGAAAGCCTTGATGAACTCGAGCAAGACCTGATTAAGCTAGAGACAATCTCTGAATCTGGCGACTTTGACGCGGATCTCGTTGACCGTATCTTCCGTGTTCTGCACACTCTTAAAGGCGGAGCAGGTTTCTTAAGCCTCGATAAAATGTCTAAACTTGCCCATGCGGGTGAAAACCTCCTTGATGAAGTCCGTGGTGAAAATGTAGATGTCACAAAAGATGTGATGGACGCACTCCTCACTACCAATGACATGCTCAAAGACATGCTGGATATGAGCAAGGATGGTGAAGATTCTAACACTTTTGAAATTGATGAGATGGTGCAAGAGCTTGAAACCCTCACCAATGGTGGAGGCGCGCCAGCACCGAAAAAGACTGAGCCTGCTGTAGAAGAAGCACCTGTTGAAGAGCCTGAAGAACAAGAGATTGAGGTGGAAACATCTGTTGAGGATGCTGATGTAACGGTTGACTCTGACCTGCTTGCAGAGGTTATGGCTGATGAAAGACTCGCTGGTACTGACGACACTGAGGAAGAGGAGTTTACACCAGAGGAAGAAGAAGCCTCTGATGATGTTGCTGTTGATGCAGATCTCCTTGCAGAAGTGATGGCAGATGAACGCCTTGCAGATAAGGAAGAGGCGCCAGAAGAATCTGTAAAAGTAGAAGAAAAACCAAAGAAGAAAACTGCTAAAAAGCCTGCAAAAGCTGACGTTAAAGAAGAAAACGCTTCTGAAGCAGATATGGAAAAGGCTTTACAGGAAGAGCCAGTTGATGATGATGAGGCAGATGTAAAAATTGATTTAGACCTTCTTGCTGAGGTGCTTGCAGATAAGCGCTTAGCAGGTGATAAGGACACAGGCGATGAGCCAACAGACCCTTCAGCGAGTGGTGTAGATTTACAGCTCCTTGCAGAAGTGATGGCTGATGAACGCCTTGGTGATGTGATTAAGCATCAAGTGAAGAAGGCTGAGGCGAAAAAACCTGATAATCGTGCAGGTGAGCGCCGTGTTGGCCGCGGAGACCGTCGTAAGACAGATAGACGCGGTGGAAAAGCCTCTGCTGCTGATGTGATGATTCGTGTAGAAACAGGCCGCCTTGATGCCATTATGAATGATGTTGGTGAACTTGTTCTGGCACGTAACTCTTTGGTTCGCTCTCTTGAGCGCCCTCATATTGCAGAAAAGCTTGAGGAAGAAGAGTATCTCGGCATTATGGCGCAAACAGAACAGCTAACACGCGGCATTAGAAGTTTGCAATCTGCTGTACTTGGTACACGTATGCAGCCGATTAAAAAAGTCTTTGATAAAATTCCACGTCAAGTGCGTGAGTTGAAGAGTAAGCTGAATAAAGATGTAGACCTTTTGATTGAAGGGGAAGATACAGAAGTGGATAAGACGCTGGTAGATGAACTGGCGGATCCAATGATTCACCTCATTCGTAATTCACTCGACCACGGCCTTGAAACACCAGAAGAGCGTACAGCTATGGGGAAAGCTCCATCTGGAACGCTTTCGGTACGTGCCTTTTATGAAGGGAATAACGTGGTGATTCAGATTCAGGATGACGGTAAAGGCATTGATCCTGTTGTGATCCGCAAAAAAGCGATTGAAAAAGAGCTACATGACGCTGAAACCATTGAGGCGATGTCTGATCAGGATGCAATTAACCTTATTTTCGCCCCAGGGTTCTCAACTGCTGAGCAGGTGAGTGATGTGTCTGGCCGTGGTGTGGGTATGGATGTGGTGAACTCTAAGATTCAGTCTGTGAAGGGGAGTATTTCCCTCACAAGTGAGTTTGGTGTGGGCACATGTGTCACAATTTACCTTCCATTGACTCTCGCGATTGTGCAAACACTTGTTGTACGCGCTAAAGAAGAAGGTTTTGCTGTTCCAATTGGTGATATTGCAGAAGTGATTAAGTTTAACAAAGGTGATGTTCACCAAGTAAATAAGCGCGATGTTATTGAGCTGCGTGGAGAAGTGCTGCCGCTCTTCTACCTTGAGGCTCTTACGCATGGTATTTCAATGCCGGGACGTCAAAAGCTTGATCTTGATGATGCCTATGTGGATGATCCTGACATGAGCCCGTTGAGAAAGCGCCTACGTCAGCGTTCACAAAAGACCACGCCATTTATTCTTGTGGTGCGTGAGGGCGGAAATGCGCTAGGGCTTGTTGTTGATGGTCTGCTTGGTCAGGAAGAAGCCGTTGTGAAGCCGATTAGTAAAGTATTTGGCCACCATGAGGCTATTAGTGGCGCAAC
- a CDS encoding protein phosphatase CheZ, translating to MSDKTKENIKNKLDALEASDAEMVPMSQVRELTEAVRGLFKGEVDELDTEIFGELAELARFINEAKKEQSFQPEELAEKGIPDASDQLDAIVATTEKATTEIMDACEAMQADLKKLKDSGADEASVANMEAQITAIFEACNFQDLTGQRIQKIVKTLKQVEQHILRMVVVFGMQKKADNLSAEQKEFLQEEAELLNGPQLPGNSLEQDDIDDILDTLL from the coding sequence ATGTCGGACAAAACTAAAGAAAATATTAAAAATAAGCTCGATGCTCTTGAGGCATCTGATGCTGAAATGGTGCCAATGTCACAAGTGCGTGAGCTGACTGAAGCTGTACGTGGCCTATTTAAAGGTGAAGTTGACGAGCTTGATACTGAAATTTTTGGTGAACTTGCAGAGCTTGCCCGCTTTATTAATGAGGCGAAAAAAGAGCAATCTTTCCAACCAGAAGAGCTTGCAGAAAAAGGGATCCCTGATGCATCTGACCAGTTAGACGCCATTGTTGCGACAACTGAGAAGGCAACAACAGAGATTATGGATGCTTGTGAAGCGATGCAGGCAGACCTTAAAAAGCTTAAGGATTCTGGGGCTGATGAAGCTTCTGTTGCAAATATGGAAGCGCAGATTACGGCTATTTTTGAAGCTTGTAACTTCCAAGACCTCACAGGCCAGCGCATTCAAAAGATTGTAAAAACACTGAAGCAAGTAGAACAGCACATCCTACGTATGGTTGTGGTATTTGGCATGCAGAAGAAAGCAGATAACCTCAGCGCAGAACAAAAAGAGTTTTTGCAAGAAGAGGCTGAGCTATTGAATGGTCCTCAGCTTCCAGGCAATAGCCTAGAGCAGGATGATATTGACGATATTTTAGATACGCTCCTTTAA
- a CDS encoding chemotaxis response regulator CheY, whose translation MAVDKNMRILVVDDFQTMRRIVMNLMRQLGFTNMIEAADGELAWEVLENDNIDLIVSDWNMPNMTGMELLKKVRASEEYKHIPFIMVTAEGKKENVIAAVQAGVNNYIVKPFNAATLKEKLKRVIGDF comes from the coding sequence ATGGCTGTTGATAAAAATATGCGCATCCTCGTCGTTGATGATTTCCAAACTATGCGTCGTATTGTTATGAATCTTATGCGTCAGCTTGGCTTTACAAACATGATTGAAGCTGCAGATGGGGAACTTGCATGGGAAGTCCTAGAAAACGATAACATTGACCTTATTGTATCTGATTGGAACATGCCTAACATGACAGGCATGGAACTTCTTAAAAAAGTACGTGCATCTGAAGAGTACAAGCACATTCCATTTATTATGGTGACCGCCGAAGGTAAGAAAGAGAACGTGATTGCCGCGGTTCAAGCGGGTGTAAACAATTACATTGTGAAGCCATTTAATGCCGCAACGCTGAAAGAAAAACTCAAGCGCGTTATTGGCGACTTTTAA